In the genome of Candidatus Krumholzibacteriia bacterium, the window GGCGCACGCTTGGGATCGGGGGTCTACTTCCTGGTCCTGAGCGACGATCCCAGCCGGGCGATCTCCTTCGTCTGGTTGAACTGAACCCCCACGGACGGACGCCATGAGAAGGATCTCGGCGCACACCCTCGATCTCCGCACCCTCGTGCTGGTCCTCGTGCTCGCGGCGGCCACGTCCGCGAGCGCCTCGCCGTGGCGGTCCCTGATCTCGCTGCCCGACGATCCAACCGAGCTGCGCCCGCTCGACCGCTTCGTGATCGGATGGCAACTGCACGATCGTGAGGCCGTGGCGGAGAGTCTCGAGGACCCCGACTGGTCGGTGCATCTCCGGCAATGGGGTCGCGCCCGGGTCGCCCTGCGGCGGGGTGATCCCGGCGGAGCGGCGCAGGCCTACGCGGATGCCCGCGCGAGCTGGCCGGCCACCCGCGAGGAACCCGACCTCGTCCAGGCGTTGTTCGACCGGCGCCGACTCGAACTGGCCCTCGACACCGACGACGCGTCGGCCGCGCGGCGTATCCGGAGGGAACCGCTGCGCACGCACGACGACGCGGTGTGGGACGCGCTCGGCGCGTGGTTGCAGTGGCTGGAGGGCGACGTCGAAGGTGCCGCCGAGACCTTCGACCGGGCGTGGGTCCGCGCCGACGATCTCGAGCGACGGCAACCGGTGTTCCTGCGTCGCGCTCTCGTCCTGCTCGAGGCCGGGCGTGTCGACGCTGCCGGGAGTGCATGGGCCGCCAGCATCGATCGGATCCGTCGTCCCGAGCGACACCGGATCGCCCTGCGGTTGTGGGATGACACGCCGGAGCTGGCCGGTGCGATCCGCCGCGCGGAGGACCGGCGCGAGGTCCTGCGTTGGCTCGTGCGCTCGTTCCGGCGCGACGACGCCCTCGAACTGGCGCGCCTCGCGCTCGAGGCCGAGGTCGAGTCGACCGAGCGCGCCTGGCTCTACGTGTTCGTGGCCGAGCAGTACTACCGCCTGCGGCGTCACGACGATCTCGCGGTCTGGCTCGACGGTGACCGGCCGCGCCGTCTCGACGACGAGCAACGCGCCGAGCTCGATGCCTATCCGCTGGGAGTCCGACGGCGCTCCGGTCATTCGGTCGCCCTGGCCGCGGCCTTCGACGCGGTCGCGCTCCGGTATCCCGACACCGATCGGGCTGTCGAGGCCCTGTGGGAAGGTGCCTGGATGTGGGAGCTCAGCGGAGAGTTCGACACCGCGATCGACCGCTACGAGGAGTTGTACCGCCGCAGTCCCGACGGCCCGTACGGGAGTGCCGCCGTGCTGCGATCGCTCTGGTTGCGTTCGCAGCAGGACGACGACACCGCAGTGGGCGCCGTGTTCGCACGCGCTCGCCGCGATCTCGAGGACGGGCTCGACGCCGCGGCGGCGCTGCGGCTGGCGGCCGCCGCCGATCCGGATCGCGCCACGGCTCTGCGTACCGAGCTCGAACGCGAGCACCCCTTCAGCCCGCTATGGCGCGACCCCGGCCCCGCGCGTGTCGTGAACGGCGACCTCGATCCCGTCGATTCGGCGCGGTCTCTTTTCGAGATCCAGGAGCGCGCGTTCGAGAGACTGATCGGG includes:
- a CDS encoding lytic transglycosylase domain-containing protein — translated: MRRISAHTLDLRTLVLVLVLAAATSASASPWRSLISLPDDPTELRPLDRFVIGWQLHDREAVAESLEDPDWSVHLRQWGRARVALRRGDPGGAAQAYADARASWPATREEPDLVQALFDRRRLELALDTDDASAARRIRREPLRTHDDAVWDALGAWLQWLEGDVEGAAETFDRAWVRADDLERRQPVFLRRALVLLEAGRVDAAGSAWAASIDRIRRPERHRIALRLWDDTPELAGAIRRAEDRREVLRWLVRSFRRDDALELARLALEAEVESTERAWLYVFVAEQYYRLRRHDDLAVWLDGDRPRRLDDEQRAELDAYPLGVRRRSGHSVALAAAFDAVALRYPDTDRAVEALWEGAWMWELSGEFDTAIDRYEELYRRSPDGPYGSAAVLRSLWLRSQQDDDTAVGAVFARARRDLEDGLDAAAALRLAAAADPDRATALRTELEREHPFSPLWRDPGPARVVNGDLDPVDSARSLFEIQERAFERLIGHLGPSAGSARGLEVIERIAELGLMVEAETRLASWARERRGDTAAVAAAVRLAWRWGLPEVQGRYGWILERRLRDDGPELARAAIVAAMPTPYAVDVLRRAVDAGVDPALVWGLVRRESFYDADVVSIAGAHGLMQLIESTARETAEQIGLPAPGTEDLLTPSTNLRLGIAHLDDLLDRSGADRVRALAAYNAGDWNGRRWQERRAPGSDETLGILVISYSETRDYVYHVMRHWLRYGDLYARVLGGSS